Proteins from a genomic interval of Bradyrhizobium sp. CCBAU 53340:
- a CDS encoding fumarylacetoacetate hydrolase family protein, producing MKLLSFIADGRASFGAVKDNGIVDLGWRMAPCTTLRQLLEADRVAEAAKLVASTAPDHRLDTISFAPVIPDPGKIICVGLNYRDHVAETGRTVTEKPALFVRFPCSQVGHLQPIVKPDVSDDFDYEGELALVIGKGGRHIPASRALDHIAGYACYNEGSIRDWQRHTSQFLSGKTFAESGSFGPWLVTADEIPDPSKLTLQTRLNGNVVQNTTTDLLITGVPELIAYISTICPLVPGDVIVTGTPGGVGAKRTPPLWMRPGDTVEVEISGIGILRNKVIAEAA from the coding sequence ATGAAGCTGCTCTCTTTCATCGCCGACGGTCGAGCCTCCTTCGGGGCCGTCAAGGACAACGGCATCGTCGATCTCGGCTGGCGCATGGCGCCCTGCACCACGCTGCGGCAGTTGCTAGAAGCTGATCGCGTGGCCGAAGCGGCAAAGCTGGTTGCGTCCACCGCGCCCGATCATCGGCTCGACACCATCAGCTTCGCGCCCGTGATCCCCGATCCCGGCAAGATCATCTGCGTCGGCCTCAACTATCGCGACCATGTCGCCGAAACGGGGCGCACCGTCACCGAGAAGCCCGCGCTGTTCGTCCGCTTTCCGTGCAGCCAGGTGGGCCATCTCCAGCCCATCGTGAAACCTGATGTGAGCGACGATTTCGACTATGAGGGCGAGCTTGCGCTCGTGATCGGCAAAGGCGGCCGCCACATTCCCGCAAGCCGCGCGCTTGACCACATCGCCGGCTATGCCTGCTACAACGAGGGCAGCATCCGCGACTGGCAGCGCCACACCAGCCAGTTCCTTTCCGGCAAGACCTTTGCGGAGAGCGGCAGCTTTGGCCCGTGGCTGGTGACGGCCGACGAAATTCCGGACCCATCGAAGCTCACGCTTCAGACGCGCCTTAACGGCAACGTCGTGCAGAACACGACGACCGATCTCCTGATCACGGGCGTCCCCGAGCTCATCGCCTACATCTCGACGATCTGCCCGCTCGTTCCCGGCGACGTCATCGTAACAGGGACGCCCGGCGGCGTCGGCGCCAAACGCACGCCGCCATTGTGGATGCGCCCCGGCGACACCGTCGAGGTCGAAATCTCCGGCATCGGCATCCTGCGCAACAAGGTCATCGCCGAGGCCGCCTGA
- a CDS encoding ABC transporter substrate-binding protein, whose translation MTTNRTTSLTTLLLTLMLAGPAARAEITGDAIRIGVLTDMNGIFATAMGPGSVEAARMAAEEFGGKINGKPIEILQADHQNKPDLAASLARKWFSDGVQAIADGGSSGAALAVQELVRGNGKIFLVSGAGANQLTDEACAPSSVQWTQDAYSTATAVVSGVMQTSKEPWFFITGDYAFGHSIEATARDRLTALGGKVAGSVKAQLGTPDYSSFLLQAQSSGAKILAINVAGDNATAIKQAEEFGLADQGIKIVPMSFQNVDIEAVGLKATRGDLIVTSFFEDLSPAARKFSDAFYARRKAMPSQIQAGVYSAVRHYLQAVKDTDSDDSATVMAKMKATPVSDAYTTNGRIREDQRMVHDLYLVQVKTPAESKGPWDFVKLVATIPPDQAFRPLDRSKCGLVGK comes from the coding sequence ATGACCACCAACCGAACGACGTCCCTCACGACGCTGCTCCTCACACTCATGCTCGCTGGCCCCGCTGCGCGCGCCGAGATCACGGGCGACGCCATCCGCATCGGCGTGCTCACCGACATGAACGGCATTTTCGCAACCGCGATGGGCCCAGGCTCGGTCGAGGCGGCGCGGATGGCGGCGGAGGAGTTCGGCGGCAAGATCAACGGCAAGCCGATCGAGATCTTGCAGGCGGACCACCAGAACAAGCCTGACCTCGCGGCCTCGCTCGCCCGCAAATGGTTCAGCGACGGGGTGCAGGCGATCGCCGATGGTGGCAGCTCGGGCGCGGCGCTCGCCGTGCAGGAACTGGTGCGCGGCAATGGCAAGATCTTCCTGGTGTCCGGCGCCGGCGCCAACCAGCTCACCGATGAGGCCTGCGCGCCTTCGAGCGTGCAATGGACCCAGGACGCCTATTCGACGGCAACCGCCGTCGTCTCCGGCGTCATGCAGACCAGCAAGGAGCCGTGGTTCTTCATCACCGGCGACTACGCGTTCGGTCATTCGATCGAGGCAACTGCACGCGATCGTCTCACTGCCCTCGGCGGCAAGGTCGCCGGCAGCGTCAAGGCCCAGCTCGGCACGCCCGATTACTCATCGTTCCTGCTGCAGGCGCAGTCCTCGGGCGCCAAGATCCTCGCGATCAACGTCGCCGGCGACAACGCCACTGCGATCAAGCAGGCGGAGGAATTCGGCCTCGCCGATCAAGGCATCAAGATCGTGCCGATGTCGTTCCAGAACGTCGACATCGAGGCGGTCGGTCTCAAGGCCACGCGCGGCGATCTCATCGTCACCTCGTTCTTCGAGGACCTCTCGCCGGCTGCGCGAAAATTCTCCGATGCGTTCTATGCCCGCCGCAAGGCGATGCCGTCACAGATCCAGGCCGGCGTCTATTCCGCCGTGCGCCACTATCTGCAGGCCGTGAAGGACACCGACTCCGACGACAGCGCGACCGTGATGGCCAAGATGAAGGCGACGCCGGTGTCGGATGCCTACACGACGAACGGCCGCATCCGCGAGGACCAGCGCATGGTGCACGATCTCTATCTGGTGCAGGTCAAGACGCCGGCGGAATCCAAGGGCCCGTGGGACTTCGTCAAGCTGGTCGCGACCATTCCGCCCGACCAGGCCTTCCGCCCGCTCGACCGCAGCAAGTGCGGCCTGGTCGGCAAGTAG
- a CDS encoding SRPBCC family protein, with protein sequence MTNAANAALSQWSMDREIVMSRVIDAPRDLVFEAWSDPKHLPQWFGPKGFKIETFEIDVRVGGVWRFNMIGPDGTVYPNRMRFRRIERPKLIEMDHGADQDEDPNMFRFTVTFAEQANGKTVLMMRQLFASTEQRDHTIGFGAVEYGYQTLDKLAAHVGGLKK encoded by the coding sequence ATGACGAATGCTGCCAATGCTGCCCTGTCGCAATGGTCGATGGACCGCGAGATCGTGATGTCGCGCGTGATCGACGCGCCGCGCGATCTGGTGTTCGAGGCGTGGTCCGACCCAAAACACCTGCCGCAATGGTTCGGGCCGAAGGGATTCAAGATCGAGACCTTCGAGATCGACGTGCGCGTAGGAGGCGTCTGGCGCTTCAACATGATCGGCCCCGACGGCACCGTCTATCCGAACCGCATGCGCTTCCGCCGCATCGAGCGGCCGAAGCTGATCGAGATGGACCATGGCGCCGACCAGGACGAGGATCCCAATATGTTCCGCTTTACGGTTACTTTTGCCGAGCAGGCCAACGGCAAGACCGTGCTGATGATGCGGCAGCTGTTCGCAAGCACCGAGCAGCGCGACCACACGATCGGCTTCGGCGCCGTCGAATACGGCTACCAGACGCTGGACAAGCTCGCGGCCCATGTCGGCGGCCTGAAGAAGTAG
- a CDS encoding GNAT family N-acetyltransferase has translation MSDLQIRNLRPEEISIAIDWAAAEGWNPGLRDAACFAIPDAKGFFVGEIDGEPVATVSCVTYDDRFAFLGFYIVRAGFRGRGHGLRIWNAAIAHAGSRVIGLDGVVAQQDNYKKSGFQLAYANIRYGGAVTAPPNPPAEIVALDTIPFALVQADDATVFPAPREAFLRAWINTPGHVGRALLCDGKLAAWGVIRPCRIGRKIGPMVADDRAAAEAVLQALLASPGSNEIVLDIPAMNRDAIAVAESLGLKPTFETARMYTGPIASLRLDRVFGVTSFELG, from the coding sequence ATGAGCGATTTGCAGATCCGCAATTTACGGCCAGAGGAGATCTCCATCGCGATCGACTGGGCCGCGGCTGAGGGCTGGAATCCCGGCCTGCGGGATGCCGCCTGCTTCGCGATTCCCGACGCGAAAGGCTTCTTCGTCGGCGAGATCGACGGCGAGCCGGTCGCGACCGTCTCCTGCGTCACCTACGACGATCGTTTCGCCTTCCTCGGCTTCTACATCGTGCGCGCAGGCTTTCGTGGCAGAGGCCACGGCCTGCGCATCTGGAACGCTGCAATCGCACATGCCGGCTCGCGCGTGATCGGGCTCGACGGCGTCGTAGCGCAGCAGGACAATTACAAGAAGTCCGGCTTCCAGCTGGCTTACGCCAACATCCGCTACGGCGGCGCCGTCACCGCGCCACCAAATCCGCCCGCCGAGATTGTTGCGCTCGACACGATCCCGTTTGCCCTTGTGCAAGCCGACGACGCCACCGTTTTCCCTGCCCCGCGCGAGGCCTTCTTGCGCGCCTGGATCAACACGCCGGGACACGTTGGCCGCGCACTGTTGTGCGACGGCAAGCTTGCCGCGTGGGGCGTGATCCGTCCCTGTCGAATCGGCCGCAAGATCGGCCCGATGGTAGCCGACGACCGCGCCGCGGCGGAGGCCGTATTGCAGGCTTTGCTGGCGAGCCCCGGCAGCAACGAGATTGTGCTCGACATCCCCGCCATGAACCGCGATGCTATCGCGGTTGCGGAATCCCTCGGGCTGAAGCCGACATTCGAAACGGCGCGAATGTACACTGGACCGATCGCATCATTGCGGCTCGACCGCGTGTTCGGCGTAACCAGCTTTGAACTGGGCTAA
- a CDS encoding VOC family protein — protein MEITALGYIGINSSQLDQWGQMATGLLGMQQVDRGGKMRAFRMDDRKQRLIVDGSSDAGLAVMGWEVLSTAELDQLAGRLESHGVKVTRGSRALADERHVAELIAFADPAGNRLEAFCKPELASGPFKPGRPISGFRTGALGMGHVVLNVEDVEPLLPFYRDVLGFHVSDFGLKPYGLYFFHVNGRHHSFAMVGSGRKALHHFMVELGSLDDVGQGYDLAQMDDGRIAYTLGRHTNDHMTSFYVNTPSGFFIEYGWGGRVIDPQTWQPHETFDGPSLWGHERLNMPEEQRKRLRDMRMDAAARGVRVPDPRVPPLNCAWLDSVVARE, from the coding sequence ATGGAAATCACCGCGCTCGGCTATATCGGCATCAATTCGTCGCAGCTCGACCAGTGGGGCCAGATGGCAACCGGGCTGCTCGGCATGCAGCAGGTCGACCGCGGCGGCAAGATGCGTGCCTTCCGTATGGACGATCGCAAGCAGCGCCTGATCGTCGATGGCAGCAGCGACGCCGGTCTCGCGGTGATGGGCTGGGAAGTCTTATCGACCGCGGAGCTCGATCAGCTGGCAGGCCGACTGGAAAGCCACGGCGTCAAGGTCACGCGTGGTTCACGTGCGCTCGCCGACGAGCGACATGTCGCCGAGCTGATCGCGTTCGCCGATCCGGCCGGTAACCGGCTGGAGGCTTTCTGCAAGCCGGAGCTTGCAAGCGGGCCGTTCAAGCCGGGACGCCCGATCTCGGGCTTCCGCACCGGCGCGCTGGGCATGGGGCACGTCGTGCTCAACGTCGAGGATGTCGAGCCACTGCTGCCATTCTATCGTGACGTGCTCGGCTTCCACGTCTCCGATTTCGGGCTGAAGCCTTACGGCCTCTATTTCTTCCACGTCAATGGCCGCCACCATTCCTTTGCGATGGTCGGCTCGGGACGCAAGGCGCTGCATCATTTCATGGTCGAGCTCGGCAGCCTCGACGATGTCGGGCAGGGCTACGACCTCGCGCAGATGGACGACGGACGCATCGCCTACACGCTGGGCCGGCACACCAACGATCACATGACCTCGTTCTATGTGAACACGCCGTCCGGATTCTTCATCGAATATGGCTGGGGCGGGCGCGTCATCGATCCCCAGACCTGGCAGCCGCACGAGACCTTTGACGGCCCGTCGCTGTGGGGCCATGAACGGCTCAACATGCCGGAAGAGCAGCGCAAGCGGCTGCGCGACATGCGGATGGATGCGGCGGCACGCGGCGTGCGCGTTCCGGATCCGCGGGTGCCGCCGCTGAACTGCGCCTGGCTAGACTCCGTCGTCGCGCGCGAATGA
- a CDS encoding serine hydrolase: protein MIAQMRDIVAGELAPTATPEHPGGLAAALYAGRHVEFFNYGFADEASKRPVTPDTLFNLASLRKPFEATLVASGTLRGELKLDDPLPKYLPELSGAYVRNVTVGELATHTSGLLLPTDHPPWPNDSYSQAQFIDMLNAFAPPVGVVPGKQRIYSHAGYVLLQLVLERCYRAPIAKLIESRVLTPLGMHATSAPERGPDNRAIMDAATLRRVAQGYSDQGSTIGPIGGQQSYFDFPGTGQMFSSARDLATFVSACVDGRAIDPHLREALRMTQRESFRTDQTFGQASFGQAMAWETVHLDGLTVVDKPGGLNNASGYIGLVPSRRIGIVLLANRGEYPHEIARYRILPALAHLLTAHS from the coding sequence ATGATCGCGCAGATGCGCGACATCGTGGCTGGCGAGCTCGCGCCGACTGCGACACCGGAGCATCCGGGCGGCCTCGCCGCCGCCCTCTATGCCGGCCGTCATGTCGAATTCTTCAACTACGGCTTTGCGGACGAGGCCAGTAAACGGCCGGTGACGCCGGACACGCTGTTCAATCTCGCCTCTCTGAGAAAGCCGTTCGAGGCGACGCTGGTGGCGTCAGGCACGCTCCGCGGCGAGCTCAAGCTCGACGATCCCCTGCCGAAATATCTGCCGGAGCTGAGCGGCGCCTACGTCCGCAACGTCACCGTCGGCGAGCTCGCCACGCACACATCGGGATTGCTGCTGCCGACCGATCACCCGCCTTGGCCGAACGATTCCTACTCCCAGGCGCAATTCATCGACATGCTCAACGCCTTCGCGCCGCCCGTGGGCGTCGTGCCTGGCAAGCAGCGCATCTACAGCCATGCCGGCTACGTGCTGCTCCAGCTCGTGCTCGAGCGCTGTTATCGCGCGCCGATCGCAAAGTTGATCGAAAGCCGCGTCCTCACGCCGCTCGGCATGCATGCCACATCGGCTCCCGAACGCGGACCGGACAACCGCGCGATCATGGATGCGGCGACGCTGCGGCGCGTCGCGCAGGGCTATTCCGACCAGGGCAGCACGATCGGCCCGATCGGAGGCCAGCAGAGCTATTTCGACTTCCCCGGCACTGGCCAGATGTTCTCGTCCGCGCGAGACCTTGCGACATTCGTGTCGGCCTGCGTCGACGGCCGCGCGATCGACCCGCATTTGCGCGAGGCGCTGCGGATGACGCAGCGTGAGAGCTTTCGCACCGACCAGACGTTCGGACAGGCCTCGTTCGGTCAAGCGATGGCCTGGGAGACTGTGCATCTCGATGGCCTCACTGTTGTCGACAAGCCGGGCGGCCTCAACAACGCCTCCGGCTATATCGGCCTGGTGCCGTCACGCCGGATCGGCATCGTGCTGCTCGCCAATCGCGGCGAATATCCGCACGAGATCGCCCGCTACAGGATTTTGCCCGCGCTGGCGCACCTGCTGACCGCACACAGCTGA
- a CDS encoding helix-turn-helix transcriptional regulator — MANQLSQLDHVFAALADPTRRAIVMRLCAGEASVGELAEPFEMALPSFMKHIHVLELSGLVQSEKSGRVRTCRLSPDALLSAEDWFQHQRAIWETRLDRFEAYVMKLKKERAAAKRPSKTTEKTTNKPSKRKGTE; from the coding sequence ATGGCTAACCAATTGTCCCAGCTCGACCATGTCTTCGCAGCGCTTGCCGATCCGACGCGGCGGGCGATCGTGATGCGGCTGTGCGCCGGCGAGGCCTCGGTCGGCGAGCTCGCCGAGCCATTCGAGATGGCGCTGCCGAGCTTCATGAAGCACATCCACGTGCTGGAGCTGAGCGGGCTCGTGCAGTCGGAGAAGTCCGGCCGCGTGCGCACCTGCCGCCTCAGCCCCGACGCGCTCCTCAGCGCGGAAGACTGGTTCCAGCACCAGCGCGCGATCTGGGAGACGCGGCTCGATCGCTTCGAGGCCTATGTGATGAAGCTCAAGAAGGAGAGGGCGGCTGCCAAGCGGCCGTCCAAGACGACAGAGAAGACAACCAACAAGCCAAGCAAACGGAAAGGTACAGAGTAA
- a CDS encoding SDR family oxidoreductase, producing the protein MAAEKVALVTAGGSGMGAGAAWRLAADGFRVGILSSSGKGEALAAELGGLGVTGSNKSNDDLKRLVDGALAKWGRIDVLVNSAGHGPRAAITEITDEQWHLGLDTYLLNVIRPVRLVTPVMQAQKGGAIINISTAWAFEPSAMFPTSAVFRAGLAAFTKIFTDTHAADNIRMNNVLPGWIDSLPQTEARRDSVPLKRYGKVEEIAATISFLASDGAAYITGQNIRVDGGLTRSV; encoded by the coding sequence ATGGCAGCAGAGAAGGTCGCACTCGTAACCGCGGGCGGCAGCGGCATGGGGGCAGGGGCTGCGTGGCGGCTCGCCGCCGACGGCTTTCGCGTCGGGATCCTGTCGTCCTCCGGCAAGGGCGAGGCGCTTGCGGCCGAGCTCGGCGGTTTGGGCGTCACCGGCTCCAACAAGTCCAATGACGATCTGAAGCGCCTCGTCGACGGTGCGCTGGCAAAGTGGGGGCGGATCGACGTGCTCGTCAACAGCGCCGGCCACGGCCCGCGCGCGGCCATCACCGAAATTACCGACGAGCAGTGGCATCTCGGCCTCGACACCTATTTGCTCAACGTGATCCGTCCGGTCAGGCTGGTGACGCCGGTGATGCAGGCGCAGAAGGGCGGTGCCATCATCAACATCTCGACCGCCTGGGCGTTCGAGCCGAGCGCGATGTTCCCGACCTCGGCAGTGTTCCGCGCCGGCCTCGCCGCCTTCACAAAGATCTTCACCGACACCCATGCGGCAGACAACATCCGCATGAACAATGTGCTGCCGGGCTGGATCGACAGCCTGCCGCAGACGGAGGCGCGCCGCGACAGCGTGCCGCTGAAGCGCTACGGCAAGGTCGAGGAGATCGCGGCGACGATCTCCTTCCTCGCCTCCGACGGCGCCGCCTATATCACCGGCCAGAACATCCGCGTCGATGGCGGGCTGACGCGCTCGGTTTGA
- a CDS encoding ABC transporter substrate-binding protein, translating into MHGFARVFVVTAVILASTAVQAQVSDDEVKIGVLSDMTGPSSTPTGQGSVTAAQMAIDDFGGSVLGKPIKLIVGDHQIKPDIGAAIARRWYDTEQVDLIVDVPVSAVGLAVQTVASDRKKLLIVTATGTADFHGKFCSPYTMQWVFDTHALAVGTAQEVVKRGGDAWYFLTDDIAFGHALERDATEVIKREGGKVLGSARPPFGTTDMSSFVLQAQASKAKIIGIAGGPPNNVNEIKTGGEFGLFQGGQQMAALLALITDIDALGSQSAQGLLLTTAFYWDMDEQTRAWSKRFFGKMQRMPTMWQAGVYSAVTHYLNAVKAAGTDDPLRVASRMRDTPIDDFFAHGGKLRADGLMVHDLWLAQVKTPAESKYPWDYYKILTPIPGEQAFGPEDPTCKHVN; encoded by the coding sequence ATGCATGGCTTCGCGCGCGTTTTCGTCGTGACGGCAGTTATCCTGGCAAGCACAGCCGTCCAGGCCCAGGTCTCGGACGACGAGGTCAAGATCGGCGTGTTGTCGGATATGACCGGGCCCTCTTCGACACCAACCGGTCAGGGCTCCGTGACGGCGGCTCAAATGGCGATCGACGATTTCGGCGGAAGCGTGTTGGGCAAGCCGATCAAGCTGATCGTCGGAGACCATCAGATCAAGCCCGATATCGGCGCCGCCATTGCGCGGCGATGGTATGACACCGAACAGGTCGACCTCATCGTCGATGTGCCGGTGTCGGCGGTAGGGCTCGCCGTGCAGACAGTCGCGAGCGACAGGAAGAAGCTGCTCATCGTCACTGCGACCGGAACGGCGGACTTTCACGGCAAGTTCTGTTCGCCCTACACCATGCAATGGGTGTTCGATACGCATGCGCTCGCCGTCGGCACGGCCCAGGAAGTGGTCAAGCGCGGTGGCGATGCCTGGTACTTCCTCACCGACGATATCGCGTTCGGCCATGCGCTGGAGCGTGACGCCACCGAGGTGATCAAGCGCGAGGGCGGCAAGGTGCTCGGCTCGGCCCGGCCTCCGTTTGGTACGACCGACATGTCGTCTTTCGTGCTTCAGGCGCAAGCCTCGAAAGCGAAGATCATCGGCATCGCCGGCGGCCCACCGAACAACGTGAACGAGATCAAGACCGGCGGTGAGTTCGGCCTGTTTCAAGGTGGACAGCAGATGGCAGCCCTGCTGGCGCTGATCACCGACATCGACGCGCTTGGATCGCAGAGCGCGCAAGGCCTGCTGCTGACCACCGCCTTCTACTGGGACATGGACGAGCAGACGCGCGCGTGGTCGAAGCGCTTCTTCGGAAAAATGCAGCGCATGCCCACGATGTGGCAAGCGGGCGTCTATTCCGCGGTCACCCACTATCTCAACGCCGTCAAGGCAGCCGGGACCGACGATCCGCTTCGGGTGGCGAGCAGGATGCGCGACACGCCGATCGACGACTTCTTCGCGCATGGCGGCAAGCTCCGCGCCGACGGCCTCATGGTGCATGATCTCTGGCTTGCTCAGGTCAAAACGCCCGCAGAATCCAAATATCCCTGGGACTACTACAAGATCCTGACACCGATTCCCGGCGAGCAGGCCTTTGGGCCCGAAGATCCGACCTGCAAGCACGTCAACTAA
- a CDS encoding DNA-binding transcriptional regulator, whose amino-acid sequence MSKERTRNGQPRQSEGVRAFKRGLDVLQEVNRSGGIRAGDVARALDLPRPTVYRLLETLEELGYVARSASDDRFRVTRLALSLGDGYDPGVVICQAAAPYLAELSKTLVWPVDLSTYENAAMVVQETTHSRSPLSIDRGMIGKRLPMLRTSAGRAYLAACPVRERDLIISHLRRIDEADDRPFLDQGRLDRMIAETQARGYAIRSEGEYNPKTASIAVPIVRNGAVYGCISIIWIRSALGIEEAKAQFAKQLQETAAAIPVEA is encoded by the coding sequence GTGTCCAAGGAGCGGACGCGGAACGGCCAGCCGCGGCAGTCGGAGGGCGTCCGGGCCTTCAAGCGCGGGCTGGACGTGCTGCAGGAGGTCAACCGCTCCGGCGGCATCCGCGCCGGCGACGTCGCCCGCGCGCTCGACCTGCCCCGGCCGACCGTCTACCGCCTGCTCGAAACGCTGGAGGAACTCGGCTATGTCGCCCGTAGCGCCAGCGACGACCGCTTTCGCGTGACCCGGCTCGCGCTCAGTCTCGGCGATGGCTATGACCCAGGCGTGGTGATCTGCCAAGCGGCCGCGCCCTATCTCGCCGAGCTCAGCAAGACCCTGGTCTGGCCGGTCGACCTCTCGACTTATGAAAACGCCGCGATGGTGGTGCAGGAGACCACGCATTCGCGCAGTCCGCTCTCGATCGACCGCGGCATGATCGGCAAGCGCCTGCCGATGCTGCGGACCTCCGCAGGCCGCGCCTACCTCGCCGCCTGCCCTGTGCGCGAGCGTGATCTCATCATCAGCCATCTGCGCCGTATCGACGAGGCAGATGACCGCCCCTTCCTCGACCAGGGCCGCCTTGACCGGATGATCGCCGAGACGCAAGCGCGGGGTTACGCGATCCGCAGCGAGGGCGAATACAATCCCAAGACCGCCTCGATCGCCGTCCCTATCGTACGCAATGGCGCCGTCTACGGCTGCATCTCCATCATCTGGATCCGCTCGGCACTTGGGATCGAGGAAGCGAAGGCGCAGTTCGCCAAGCAGCTTCAGGAGACGGCCGCGGCCATTCCGGTCGAAGCGTAG
- a CDS encoding bifunctional 3-(3-hydroxy-phenyl)propionate/3-hydroxycinnamic acid hydroxylase, giving the protein MQDKSAPEGFDVVIVGRGPVGATLANLLGLCGLRTLVLEREARTYHLPRAVHFDDECMRVFQTIGLSDAILPQVTLSPGMLFLDADGKMLLDWSRPQTLTPMGWNLSYRFHQPDLEDVLVSGLARWPHVSLRSRCDVFALDQDESGVRVRYEDLSNGKLSEVRAGYVIGCDGARSLVRRFIGSGMDDLGFHERWLVVDVLLKRARDDLGDYSLQHCDPRRPATYVRGTGTRRRWEITIHPGEDSNDVAQPAKVWELLSRWIAPEDAELERAAVYTFHSAIAQQWRSGRLLLAGDSAHQTPPFLGQGMCAGIRDAANLAWKLASVIRGDASADILDTYQSERLPHVREFIELAIRLGGVINTKAIEAGLAAGQARENAPVKLEVKKPLLGPGLTLGDLPLAGHLAPQFVLKDGSRGDDRIGYGDVLLVESAAGPALSQAGVKILTSDDAEDIGPWLREHGIIAALVRPDRYIGGTARNDAELDRLIAAIFHQTQVPSAA; this is encoded by the coding sequence ATGCAAGATAAATCCGCACCCGAAGGGTTTGATGTCGTGATCGTCGGCCGTGGCCCGGTCGGCGCCACGCTTGCCAATCTGCTCGGCCTCTGCGGATTGCGGACGCTGGTGCTGGAGCGTGAGGCACGGACCTATCATCTGCCGCGCGCGGTGCATTTCGACGACGAATGCATGCGCGTGTTCCAGACCATTGGCCTTTCCGACGCGATCCTGCCGCAAGTGACCCTCAGCCCCGGCATGCTGTTCCTCGATGCCGACGGCAAGATGCTGCTGGACTGGTCGCGGCCGCAGACGCTGACGCCGATGGGCTGGAATCTCAGCTATCGCTTCCATCAGCCCGACCTGGAAGACGTGCTGGTCAGTGGCCTCGCGCGCTGGCCGCACGTCAGCCTGCGCAGCCGCTGCGACGTCTTCGCGCTGGATCAGGACGAGAGCGGCGTGCGCGTCCGCTACGAGGATCTCTCCAACGGCAAGCTCAGCGAGGTCCGCGCCGGCTATGTGATCGGCTGCGACGGGGCGCGGTCTCTGGTCCGCCGCTTCATCGGCTCCGGCATGGACGATCTCGGCTTCCATGAGCGCTGGCTTGTGGTCGACGTCCTGCTCAAGCGGGCGCGCGACGATCTCGGCGATTACAGCCTCCAGCACTGCGATCCCAGGCGGCCGGCCACCTATGTTCGCGGCACCGGCACGCGGCGGCGCTGGGAGATCACCATTCACCCGGGCGAGGATTCGAACGACGTCGCGCAGCCGGCAAAGGTCTGGGAGCTGCTGTCGCGCTGGATCGCGCCTGAGGACGCCGAGCTCGAACGCGCCGCGGTCTACACCTTTCACTCCGCCATCGCGCAGCAATGGCGGAGCGGCCGGCTGCTGCTCGCCGGCGATTCCGCACACCAGACCCCGCCCTTCCTCGGCCAGGGCATGTGCGCCGGCATTCGCGATGCCGCCAACCTTGCCTGGAAGCTCGCGAGCGTCATTCGTGGCGACGCGAGCGCCGATATCCTCGACACCTATCAGAGCGAACGGCTGCCGCATGTTCGCGAGTTCATCGAGCTCGCCATTCGCCTTGGCGGCGTCATCAACACCAAGGCGATCGAAGCAGGCCTCGCCGCCGGGCAGGCGCGGGAGAATGCGCCCGTCAAACTCGAGGTCAAAAAGCCCCTGCTCGGCCCCGGGCTCACGCTCGGCGACCTGCCACTCGCTGGACATCTTGCGCCGCAGTTCGTGCTGAAGGACGGCAGCCGTGGCGACGACCGGATCGGCTACGGCGACGTGCTGCTTGTGGAGAGCGCAGCAGGTCCCGCTCTTTCACAAGCCGGAGTCAAAATCCTGACCAGCGATGATGCCGAAGACATCGGACCGTGGCTGCGCGAGCACGGCATCATTGCCGCGCTGGTTCGTCCCGACCGCTACATCGGCGGCACCGCTCGCAACGATGCCGAGCTCGATCGGCTCATCGCCGCCATCTTCCATCAAACCCAAGTGCCGTCCGCGGCCTGA